The following proteins are encoded in a genomic region of Streptomyces sp. NBC_01723:
- a CDS encoding SPFH domain-containing protein, with protein MSTHDAPQVTADVPEMPAPRVRETQAHSIGGGFALLLGLVGLLVGAGLIASATAVDATGGKAALIIGGIVIALAAFLAMCGLNMVAPGEARVVQLFGRYRGTIRQDGLRWVNPFTSRTKISTRVRNHETAVLKVNDAYGNPIELAAVVVWRVEDTAQATFEVDDYIEFVSTQTEAAVRHIAIEYPYDAHDEDGLSLRGNAEEITEKLAVELHARVEAAGVQIIESRFTHLAYAPEIASAMLQRQQAGAVVAARRQIVDGAVGMVEAALARISEQDIVELDDERKAAMVSNLMVVLCGDRAAQPVLNTGTLYQ; from the coding sequence ATGTCCACGCACGATGCCCCGCAGGTCACCGCGGATGTGCCCGAGATGCCGGCACCCCGTGTACGGGAGACCCAGGCACACAGCATCGGCGGCGGCTTCGCGCTGCTGCTGGGGCTGGTCGGGCTGCTCGTCGGCGCCGGCCTGATCGCCTCCGCCACGGCGGTCGACGCCACCGGCGGGAAGGCCGCCCTCATCATCGGGGGCATCGTGATCGCCCTGGCGGCCTTCCTCGCGATGTGCGGGCTGAACATGGTCGCGCCGGGCGAGGCCCGCGTGGTGCAGCTCTTCGGCCGGTACCGGGGGACGATCCGGCAGGACGGTCTGCGCTGGGTGAACCCGTTCACCTCGCGCACCAAGATCTCGACCCGGGTGCGCAACCACGAGACGGCCGTGCTGAAGGTCAACGACGCCTACGGCAACCCGATCGAGCTGGCCGCGGTCGTGGTGTGGCGGGTGGAGGACACCGCGCAGGCCACCTTCGAGGTGGACGACTACATCGAGTTCGTCTCCACCCAGACCGAGGCGGCCGTACGGCACATCGCCATCGAGTACCCGTACGACGCCCACGATGAGGACGGCCTCTCGCTGCGCGGCAACGCGGAGGAGATCACCGAGAAGCTCGCCGTCGAGCTGCACGCGCGCGTGGAGGCGGCCGGCGTGCAGATCATCGAGTCCCGCTTCACGCACCTCGCGTACGCGCCGGAGATCGCCTCGGCGATGCTCCAGCGGCAGCAGGCCGGCGCGGTGGTCGCGGCGCGGCGGCAGATCGTGGACGGCGCCGTCGGCATGGTCGAGGCCGCGCTCGCCCGGATCAGCGAGCAGGACATCGTGGAACTGGACGACGAGCGGAAGGCAGCCATGGTGTCCAACCTGATGGTCGTGCTCTGCGGGGACCGCGCCGCCCAGCCGGTCCTGAACACGGGGACGCTCTACCAGTGA
- a CDS encoding SpoIIE family protein phosphatase, whose translation MDSTRVTEHPTSFDRPMTGADPTDPRGALMRTPVEPRASGSGLPAQGRAGETPPTAGTDSPGAYEHAQPGAEQAAEPDTHRPRPAAEGVPVQPGGMPSTPAAPPGTDRRAAPEPERRTGQPTAPGQPTPMRRDGDRLRFVGAATRRIARGMDLDEIVMGLCRATVPTFADAILVYLREPLPVGDERPTGPLVLRLRRTDRIPAERDTEGGFVPAAQPEPSELEAVGSELCEVRPGSALAEVLRGVRPVFTDTPAARAALPELLGDGREFAVPDGRRAILAPLRGRRRVIGAALFLRGPERVAFEADDLLVAAQLATHSALGIDKAVLYGREAYIADELQRTMLPENLPRCTGVRLASRYLPAAETARVGGDWYDAIPLPGSRVALVVGDVMGHSMTSAAIMGQLRTTAQTLAGLDLPPQEVLHHLDEQAQRLGTDRMATCLYAVYDPVSHRITVANAGHPPPVLLHLGGHAEVLRVPAGAPIGVGGVDFEAVELDAPAGATLLLYTDGLVESRLRDVWTGIEQLRERLAATAQLTGPDHPPPLEALCDEVLDMLGPGDRDDDIALLAARFDGIAPSDVAYWFLDPEDAAPGRARRLARRALARWGMEDLTDAVELLVSEVVTNAVRYASRPVTLRLLRTDVLRCEVGDDVPQLPRLRQARATDEGGRGLYLVNRLARRWGATRLSTGKVVWFELNRG comes from the coding sequence ATGGATTCGACACGCGTGACGGAGCACCCGACCTCCTTCGACCGCCCGATGACGGGCGCCGACCCCACGGATCCCCGCGGGGCGCTCATGCGTACCCCCGTGGAGCCGCGCGCCTCCGGGTCCGGGTTACCGGCACAGGGACGCGCGGGAGAGACGCCGCCCACCGCGGGCACCGACTCCCCCGGCGCCTACGAGCACGCCCAGCCGGGCGCCGAGCAGGCCGCCGAGCCCGACACGCACCGCCCGCGGCCCGCGGCCGAGGGCGTCCCGGTGCAGCCGGGCGGCATGCCGTCCACGCCCGCGGCGCCGCCCGGTACGGACCGCCGGGCCGCGCCGGAGCCGGAGCGGCGGACCGGGCAGCCCACCGCGCCCGGGCAGCCCACGCCGATGCGGCGGGACGGGGACCGGCTGCGGTTCGTGGGAGCCGCGACCCGGCGGATCGCCCGGGGCATGGACCTGGACGAGATCGTGATGGGCCTGTGCCGGGCCACCGTGCCGACGTTCGCCGACGCGATCCTCGTCTACCTGCGCGAGCCGCTGCCGGTCGGCGACGAGCGCCCCACCGGCCCGCTGGTGCTGCGGCTGCGGCGCACCGACCGGATACCGGCCGAGCGGGACACCGAGGGCGGCTTCGTCCCGGCCGCCCAGCCGGAACCCTCCGAGCTGGAGGCGGTCGGCTCAGAGCTGTGCGAGGTGCGGCCGGGCAGCGCGCTCGCCGAGGTGCTGCGCGGGGTCCGCCCGGTCTTCACGGACACCCCGGCCGCCCGCGCCGCGCTGCCGGAACTGCTCGGCGACGGGCGCGAGTTCGCCGTGCCCGACGGCCGCCGGGCGATCCTCGCGCCGCTGCGCGGCCGGCGCCGGGTGATCGGCGCCGCCCTGTTCCTGCGCGGCCCGGAGCGCGTCGCCTTCGAGGCCGACGACCTGCTGGTCGCCGCGCAGCTCGCCACGCACAGCGCCCTCGGCATCGACAAGGCGGTGCTGTACGGGCGTGAGGCGTACATCGCCGACGAGTTGCAGCGCACGATGCTCCCGGAGAACCTGCCGCGCTGCACCGGCGTACGGCTGGCCTCCCGTTACCTCCCGGCCGCCGAGACCGCGCGGGTCGGCGGCGACTGGTACGACGCCATCCCGCTGCCCGGCAGCCGGGTCGCGCTGGTCGTCGGGGACGTGATGGGCCACTCCATGACGTCGGCGGCCATCATGGGCCAGCTGCGGACCACGGCGCAGACCCTGGCCGGGCTCGACCTGCCCCCGCAGGAGGTGCTGCACCACCTCGACGAGCAGGCCCAGCGCCTGGGCACCGACCGCATGGCGACCTGCCTCTACGCGGTGTACGACCCGGTGTCGCACCGCATCACCGTCGCCAACGCCGGCCATCCGCCGCCCGTGCTGCTGCACCTGGGCGGCCACGCCGAGGTGCTGCGGGTGCCGGCGGGCGCCCCGATCGGCGTGGGCGGCGTGGACTTCGAGGCCGTGGAGCTGGACGCCCCCGCCGGCGCGACCCTGCTCCTGTACACGGACGGGCTGGTCGAGTCCCGGCTGCGGGACGTGTGGACGGGCATAGAGCAGCTGCGGGAGCGCCTCGCGGCGACCGCCCAGCTCACCGGCCCGGACCATCCGCCGCCCCTGGAAGCCCTGTGCGACGAGGTCCTCGACATGCTGGGCCCCGGCGACCGGGACGACGACATCGCGCTGCTCGCCGCCCGGTTCGACGGCATCGCGCCCAGCGACGTGGCGTACTGGTTCCTGGATCCGGAGGACGCGGCGCCCGGCCGGGCCCGTCGGCTGGCCCGGCGCGCACTGGCCCGCTGGGGCATGGAGGACCTCACGGACGCCGTGGAGCTGCTCGTCAGCGAGGTGGTGACCAACGCCGTGCGGTACGCCTCCCGGCCGGTCACCCTGCGGCTGCTGCGCACGGACGTGCTGCGCTGCGAGGTCGGCGACGACGTGCCCCAGCTGCCCCGGCTGCGGCAGGCGCGCGCCACCGACGAGGGCGGGCGCGGGCTGTACCTGGTGAACCGGCTGGCCCGGCGCTGGGGCGCGACCCGGCTGAGCACGGGCAAGGTGGTCTGGTTCGAACTGAACCGGGGCTGA
- the fomD gene encoding cytidylyl-2-hydroxypropylphosphonate hydrolase — translation MADGEAVSEATEAGGAAAPEFREPGSHILWRYRENGGPRFHIARPVTVVRDDADLLAVWLAPGTECVKPVLADGTPVHLEPLASRYTKPRTVQRDRWFGTGVLKLARPGEPWSVWLFWDPGWRFKNWYVNLEEPLTRWEGGVDSEDHFLDISVHPDRTWYWRDEDEFAQALRDRLMDAGQAERVRAAGRAAVAEIRAWGSPFADGWEDWRPDPAWAVPSLPGDWDRTPAHVSS, via the coding sequence ATGGCAGACGGTGAAGCGGTGAGCGAGGCCACGGAGGCGGGCGGTGCGGCGGCCCCGGAGTTCCGGGAGCCCGGGAGTCACATCCTGTGGCGGTACCGGGAGAACGGCGGCCCGCGCTTCCACATCGCTCGCCCCGTCACCGTCGTACGGGACGACGCCGACCTGCTCGCGGTGTGGCTGGCGCCCGGCACCGAGTGCGTGAAGCCGGTGCTCGCCGACGGTACGCCCGTGCACCTGGAGCCGCTGGCCTCGCGCTACACCAAGCCGCGCACCGTGCAGCGCGACCGGTGGTTCGGCACCGGCGTGCTGAAGCTGGCGCGGCCCGGCGAGCCCTGGTCGGTGTGGCTGTTCTGGGATCCGGGCTGGCGGTTCAAGAACTGGTACGTGAACCTGGAGGAACCGCTGACCCGTTGGGAGGGCGGTGTCGACTCCGAGGACCACTTCCTGGACATCTCCGTCCACCCGGACCGCACCTGGTACTGGCGGGACGAGGACGAGTTCGCGCAGGCCCTGCGGGACCGGCTGATGGACGCCGGGCAGGCCGAGCGGGTGCGGGCGGCGGGCCGGGCAGCGGTCGCGGAGATCCGCGCGTGGGGCTCGCCGTTCGCCGACGGATGGGAGGACTGGCGCCCCGATCCGGCGTGGGCGGTACCGTCGCTGCCGGGGGACTGGGATCGCACGCCCGCGCACGTGTCCTCATGA
- a CDS encoding class II fumarate hydratase: MSDYRIEHDSMGEVRVPADAKWRAQTQRAVENFPVSGQRIERAHIEALARIKGAAAKVNAELGVLDEDVAVAIQEAAGEVAEGRWDEHFPVDVFQTGSGTSSNMNTNEVLATLATERLGRDVHPNDHVNASQSSNDVFPSSIHIAATAAVTRDLIPALDHLADALERKAEEFADVVKSGRTHLMDATPVTLGQEFGGYAAQVRYGVERLNASLPRLAELPLGGTAVGTGINTPPGFSAAVIEEVARATGLPLTEARDHFEAQGARDGIVETSGQLRTIGVGLTKIANDLRWMASGPRTGLAEISLPDLQPGSSIMPGKVNPVIPEAVLMVAAQVTGNDATVAAAGAAGNFELNVMLPVIAKNVLESVRLLANVSRLLADRTVDGVTAHRDRAREYAESSPSVVTPLNKYIGYEEAAKVAKKALAERKTIRQVVLEGGYVERGDLTGEQLDEALDVLRMTRP; encoded by the coding sequence ATGAGCGACTACCGCATCGAGCACGACTCCATGGGCGAGGTCCGCGTCCCCGCGGACGCCAAGTGGCGGGCGCAGACGCAGCGTGCCGTCGAGAACTTCCCGGTCTCCGGTCAGCGGATCGAGCGCGCCCACATCGAGGCGCTGGCCCGGATCAAGGGCGCGGCGGCGAAGGTCAACGCCGAACTCGGGGTCCTGGACGAGGACGTCGCCGTCGCGATCCAGGAGGCGGCCGGCGAGGTCGCCGAGGGCAGGTGGGACGAGCACTTCCCGGTCGACGTGTTCCAGACGGGGTCCGGCACCTCGTCCAACATGAACACCAACGAGGTCCTCGCCACCCTGGCCACCGAGCGCCTCGGCCGCGACGTGCACCCCAACGACCACGTCAACGCCTCCCAGTCGTCCAACGACGTCTTCCCGTCCTCGATCCACATCGCCGCCACCGCCGCCGTCACCCGCGACCTGATCCCGGCCCTCGACCACCTCGCGGACGCCCTGGAGCGCAAGGCGGAGGAATTCGCCGACGTGGTGAAGTCCGGGCGTACGCACCTCATGGACGCGACGCCGGTCACCCTGGGCCAGGAGTTCGGCGGGTACGCGGCGCAGGTGCGGTACGGCGTCGAGCGGCTCAACGCCTCGCTCCCCCGCCTCGCCGAGCTGCCGCTGGGCGGCACCGCCGTCGGCACCGGCATCAACACGCCGCCCGGCTTCTCCGCCGCCGTCATCGAGGAGGTGGCCCGCGCGACCGGGCTGCCGCTGACGGAGGCGCGCGACCACTTCGAGGCGCAGGGCGCCCGGGACGGCATCGTCGAGACGAGCGGACAGCTGCGGACCATCGGCGTCGGGCTGACGAAGATCGCGAACGACCTGCGGTGGATGGCGTCCGGCCCGCGGACGGGGCTGGCGGAGATCTCGCTGCCCGACCTCCAGCCCGGCTCGTCCATCATGCCCGGCAAGGTCAACCCGGTGATCCCCGAGGCCGTCCTCATGGTCGCCGCCCAGGTCACCGGCAACGACGCGACCGTCGCGGCGGCGGGCGCGGCCGGCAACTTCGAGCTGAACGTCATGCTGCCGGTCATCGCCAAGAACGTACTGGAGTCGGTGCGGCTGCTCGCCAACGTCTCGCGGCTGCTCGCCGACCGGACCGTGGACGGCGTCACCGCCCACCGGGACCGGGCGCGCGAGTACGCCGAGTCCTCGCCCTCCGTGGTCACGCCGCTCAACAAGTACATCGGGTACGAGGAGGCGGCGAAGGTCGCGAAGAAGGCGCTGGCCGAGCGGAAGACGATCCGTCAGGTCGTCCTGGAGGGCGGGTACGTCGAGCGCGGCGACCTCACCGGCGAGCAGCTGGACGAGGCACTGGACGTGCTGCGGATGACCCGTCCGTGA
- a CDS encoding transglycosylase domain-containing protein, whose product MGRAEERKARQRGGRRAAPKSRRSSGAGGKSGIRRLFTWKKIVGTFFGLCLLGMGAFIVLYMVIDIPEGNPEADLQSNVYKYSDGSVMARTGERNREIVDLAKVPKDVQRSFVAAENKTFYKDAGVDLKGTTRGVLNTLSGKGAQGGSTITQQYVKNYYLSQEQTVSRKLKELVISLKLDREKSKDYILAGYMNTSYYGRGAYGIQAAAQAYYRVDAEDLTVEQGAYLSALLQAPNQYDWAIASETGKKLAQDRWNYVLDNMVEQKWLGASERQGMKFPVPKEPKAAAGMEGQTGYLVDAANHTLKKQLVAQGAAEDMEQAKALVDLGGYTVTLNIDKKKQAALEKSVKAKLTSKLDPKKRDVDADVQAGAASVDPKTGGVLAMYGGVDYVKHYTNNATRDDYQPASTFKPVILAAAVDQGAETQDGVPITANTLYDGTSKRPVMDGDQKVGFAPPNEDDVDYGDIDVQEAMNKSVNSVFAQMGIDVGMTEVMKVAGELGMDTEGEQAVPAQTLGSMGASPLEMAGVYATLDNHGKKVTPQIVKSVEHKDRTIDIPEAIGEQIISEQAADTVTSVLTGVVDDGTARTSVRENPLRDGQQVAGKTGTSDDNKSAWFTGFTPDLVTSVGLFGEDAKSHAQVPMYKAGGVDYRVNGGGFPAEIWAAYTFGVMDEVTKFDLDTKQGAAVKPSRSPSGSQSPSQSPTREETQEESPSQEPTTEEPPSETPTTEEPSQSPSQSPSNSPSTEPPTGGGGTTEPENPLLPDRDRE is encoded by the coding sequence ATGGGACGAGCGGAAGAGAGAAAAGCGCGACAGCGCGGTGGCCGCCGCGCGGCGCCCAAAAGCCGCCGTTCGTCGGGCGCGGGCGGGAAGAGCGGTATACGCCGCCTGTTCACCTGGAAGAAGATCGTCGGCACGTTCTTCGGCCTCTGCCTACTCGGCATGGGCGCCTTCATCGTGCTGTACATGGTGATCGACATCCCCGAGGGCAATCCCGAGGCCGATCTCCAGAGCAACGTCTACAAGTACAGCGACGGCAGCGTCATGGCCCGAACGGGCGAGCGCAACCGCGAGATCGTGGACCTGGCCAAGGTGCCCAAGGACGTCCAGCGCAGCTTCGTCGCCGCCGAGAACAAGACCTTCTACAAGGACGCGGGCGTCGACCTCAAGGGGACCACGCGCGGCGTGCTCAACACGCTCTCCGGCAAGGGCGCGCAGGGCGGCTCGACGATCACCCAGCAGTACGTCAAGAACTACTACCTGTCCCAGGAGCAGACCGTCTCCCGCAAGCTCAAGGAGCTGGTCATCTCCCTGAAGCTGGACCGGGAGAAGTCCAAGGACTACATCCTCGCCGGCTACATGAACACCAGCTACTACGGCCGCGGCGCCTACGGAATCCAGGCCGCCGCCCAGGCGTACTACCGCGTCGACGCCGAGGACCTGACGGTCGAACAGGGCGCGTACCTCTCCGCGCTGCTCCAGGCCCCGAACCAGTACGACTGGGCGATCGCCAGCGAGACCGGCAAGAAGCTGGCCCAGGACCGCTGGAACTACGTGCTGGACAACATGGTCGAGCAGAAGTGGCTGGGCGCGAGCGAGCGCCAGGGCATGAAGTTCCCGGTGCCCAAGGAGCCCAAGGCCGCCGCCGGCATGGAGGGCCAGACCGGCTATCTGGTGGACGCGGCCAACCACACGCTCAAGAAGCAGCTCGTCGCCCAGGGCGCCGCCGAGGACATGGAGCAGGCCAAGGCCCTGGTGGACCTCGGCGGTTACACGGTCACCCTCAACATCGACAAGAAGAAGCAGGCCGCGCTGGAGAAGTCGGTCAAGGCCAAGCTCACCAGCAAGCTCGACCCGAAGAAGCGCGACGTCGACGCCGACGTCCAGGCCGGCGCCGCGTCCGTCGACCCGAAGACGGGCGGGGTCCTGGCGATGTACGGCGGCGTGGACTACGTGAAGCACTACACGAACAACGCCACCCGCGACGACTACCAGCCCGCCTCCACCTTCAAGCCGGTGATCCTCGCCGCCGCCGTCGACCAGGGCGCCGAGACCCAGGACGGCGTGCCGATCACCGCCAACACCCTGTACGACGGCACGAGCAAGCGCCCCGTGATGGACGGCGACCAGAAGGTCGGCTTCGCGCCCCCCAACGAGGACGACGTCGACTACGGCGACATCGACGTCCAGGAGGCGATGAACAAGTCCGTCAACTCCGTCTTCGCCCAGATGGGCATCGACGTGGGCATGACGGAGGTCATGAAGGTCGCGGGCGAACTCGGCATGGACACCGAGGGCGAGCAGGCCGTGCCCGCCCAGACCCTGGGCAGTATGGGGGCGAGCCCCCTGGAGATGGCCGGCGTCTACGCCACTCTCGACAACCACGGCAAGAAGGTCACCCCGCAGATCGTCAAGTCGGTCGAGCACAAGGACCGCACCATCGACATACCCGAGGCCATCGGCGAGCAGATCATCAGCGAGCAGGCCGCCGACACGGTGACCTCCGTGCTCACCGGCGTGGTCGACGACGGCACGGCCAGGACGTCCGTACGGGAGAACCCGCTGCGCGACGGCCAGCAGGTGGCCGGCAAGACCGGTACGTCCGACGACAACAAGTCGGCCTGGTTCACCGGCTTCACCCCCGACCTGGTCACCTCGGTCGGCCTCTTCGGCGAGGACGCCAAGAGCCACGCCCAGGTCCCGATGTACAAGGCCGGCGGCGTCGACTACCGCGTCAACGGCGGTGGCTTCCCCGCGGAGATCTGGGCGGCGTACACCTTCGGCGTCATGGACGAGGTCACCAAGTTCGACCTGGACACCAAGCAGGGCGCCGCGGTGAAGCCGAGCAGGTCGCCGTCGGGCAGCCAGTCGCCGAGCCAGTCGCCGACGCGGGAGGAGACACAGGAGGAGTCGCCCTCCCAGGAGCCGACGACCGAGGAGCCGCCGTCCGAGACGCCGACGACCGAGGAGCCCTCCCAGTCACCGTCGCAGTCGCCGTCGAACAGCCCGTCCACCGAACCGCCCACGGGCGGCGGCGGGACGACGGAGCCGGAGAACCCGCTCCTCCCCGACCGGGACCGGGAGTAG